The proteins below are encoded in one region of Halorhodospira halochloris:
- a CDS encoding heavy metal translocating P-type ATPase produces MSNGGSWFAELQPLHAAWGGSWGRIRFRYRCLPATPLAAKRIERAVESLKGVTHVRVNSKVRSLAVTIDTELTDVHTLARRISELEPPEQIIAIPRERARRGGWGRTLLSGAALLAALRLNPAFMMPLSIFTAAPVIAKATSDLFSRNLSSHVLEGVAVAISLGRKDFLAANATSFLLALGEQLEDTIARRSDNLLKHLMHPTDNEVWVERDGVEVLVDSRELETGDSVIVGTGQVIPIDGTVLSGIAQVNEATMTGESLAVKRRRGDSALSGTLVEEGRLCIYAERVGSNAASSRIADFVEQALAAKGTTQLQTAQLADGLVPMVVGLSGATWVLTRDWERVAAVLQADYSCALKLATPVAFKSAMYRAGSKGMLVKGAEALERLAEADTFVFDKTGTLSSGMLEVTDSIAFDADYSAEDLINLAASVEEHYFHPMAMAVVEAAERLDNKQHFNHQEVEFIVAHGVASDIDGKRIVVGSRHFLEDHEGIDTRDQEKHISELIRQGKTILYIGFGGELLGIIALQDTLRAESAATVAELRRLGVNKIIMLTGDHQERAHSTALELGLDDYRAELMPEQKADVLTELTANGGRIAFVGDGINDAPALSGAHVGLAMHNGAEFARLAADITLLEDDISRIADAKRLALATKRLIDSNFRITVGVNSTILLAAAAGLLSPVSTSVIHNGSTILTLLRALAGPTQRL; encoded by the coding sequence ATGAGCAACGGCGGAAGTTGGTTTGCCGAACTGCAGCCGCTCCACGCCGCTTGGGGCGGCTCATGGGGGCGGATTCGCTTTCGCTATCGCTGTCTGCCCGCTACCCCGCTCGCGGCAAAACGCATCGAACGCGCGGTCGAGTCACTTAAAGGGGTGACGCATGTCCGCGTTAACAGCAAGGTGCGCTCATTGGCGGTGACCATCGACACCGAATTGACCGATGTCCACACCCTGGCTAGGCGCATAAGCGAGCTGGAACCACCTGAGCAAATTATCGCTATACCTCGCGAGCGAGCACGGCGTGGGGGCTGGGGCAGAACCCTGCTAAGCGGTGCGGCACTGCTTGCTGCTTTACGACTCAACCCGGCATTCATGATGCCGCTGAGCATATTTACCGCCGCCCCGGTAATTGCCAAGGCGACTAGCGATCTGTTTTCGCGCAACCTCAGTTCGCATGTTCTCGAAGGGGTGGCAGTAGCCATCTCGTTGGGTCGAAAAGACTTTTTGGCCGCCAACGCCACCTCATTCCTCCTCGCCCTCGGCGAGCAGCTAGAAGATACCATCGCCCGGCGCTCGGATAACCTCCTCAAGCACCTCATGCACCCGACGGATAACGAAGTCTGGGTCGAACGCGATGGCGTTGAGGTGCTGGTTGACTCGCGCGAACTGGAAACCGGCGATAGCGTTATCGTCGGCACCGGGCAGGTTATCCCCATCGATGGCACTGTGCTCAGCGGCATAGCACAGGTCAACGAAGCTACTATGACCGGAGAGAGCCTGGCTGTTAAAAGGCGCCGCGGTGACAGCGCGCTATCCGGCACCCTGGTTGAGGAGGGGCGGCTGTGTATATACGCCGAGCGCGTAGGCAGTAACGCAGCATCTTCACGCATTGCCGACTTCGTCGAGCAGGCCCTGGCGGCCAAAGGCACAACGCAGTTACAGACGGCGCAACTAGCCGACGGCCTAGTGCCAATGGTGGTCGGCCTCTCCGGTGCCACCTGGGTACTAACCCGCGACTGGGAAAGGGTGGCCGCGGTATTACAGGCCGACTACTCATGCGCCCTCAAACTGGCGACTCCGGTGGCCTTTAAATCGGCTATGTACCGCGCCGGCAGCAAAGGCATGCTGGTCAAAGGAGCCGAAGCGCTGGAGCGCTTGGCCGAAGCCGATACCTTCGTATTCGATAAGACCGGCACCCTGAGCAGCGGTATGCTGGAGGTGACCGACTCAATCGCGTTTGACGCCGATTACAGCGCTGAGGATCTGATCAACCTCGCCGCCTCGGTTGAAGAGCACTACTTCCACCCCATGGCCATGGCTGTCGTCGAGGCAGCCGAACGGCTAGACAATAAACAGCATTTCAACCACCAAGAGGTCGAGTTCATCGTTGCCCACGGCGTTGCGAGCGACATAGATGGCAAACGTATCGTAGTCGGCTCCCGCCACTTTCTGGAGGATCATGAGGGGATTGATACCAGGGACCAGGAAAAGCATATCAGCGAGCTCATCAGGCAAGGCAAAACCATTCTCTACATCGGCTTCGGCGGCGAGCTACTCGGTATCATCGCCCTGCAGGATACCCTGCGCGCAGAGAGTGCAGCGACGGTCGCCGAACTGCGCCGACTCGGCGTGAACAAGATCATCATGCTCACCGGCGATCACCAGGAGCGAGCGCACTCCACTGCGCTGGAATTAGGACTAGATGACTATCGCGCCGAACTGATGCCGGAGCAAAAAGCCGATGTCCTAACCGAACTAACCGCAAACGGCGGCAGGATAGCCTTCGTGGGTGACGGAATAAATGACGCCCCTGCCCTCTCCGGTGCTCACGTTGGGCTGGCCATGCACAACGGCGCTGAATTCGCCCGTCTAGCAGCCGATATAACCTTGCTCGAGGACGATATCTCCCGGATAGCCGACGCCAAACGCCTTGCATTAGCGACCAAACGGCTTATCGACAGTAATTTCCGCATTACTGTGGGAGTCAACTCGACCATACTTCTTGCCGCGGCAGCAGGCCTGCTAAGCCCGGTTAGCACCTCGGTTATCCATAATGGCAGCACCATTCTGACCCTGCTGCGGGCGCTTGCCGGACCGACGCAGCGTCTTTGA
- a CDS encoding HMA2 domain-containing protein produces the protein MISIVASIPGRLRVRGDELRAPGSLQRLQHHLWELDDVIDVRVNSKAGSAVVRYDHQAAAGRSLELEILKVAEQVLGVSYAAPSPVKSAQRGKRGAGGSRKSRPARMVANRHAKQVMLGSLVVVLATGLFRYPGWRYWHTVTGWAFFAALAVHMYVYRRHLLR, from the coding sequence ATGATCAGCATAGTAGCCTCCATCCCCGGTCGTCTGCGCGTACGCGGCGATGAGTTGCGCGCCCCTGGAAGCCTGCAACGGTTACAGCACCACTTGTGGGAGTTGGATGATGTAATTGATGTGCGGGTAAACTCCAAGGCCGGTTCGGCGGTGGTCCGCTATGATCACCAAGCTGCTGCCGGGAGGTCGCTGGAGCTTGAGATTCTAAAAGTAGCAGAGCAGGTGTTGGGGGTTAGCTACGCTGCTCCGAGCCCGGTTAAGTCTGCTCAACGTGGTAAGCGTGGCGCTGGGGGCAGCCGCAAGTCGCGCCCGGCACGGATGGTAGCCAATCGGCATGCAAAGCAGGTGATGCTAGGCAGCCTCGTGGTTGTTTTGGCGACCGGGCTGTTTAGGTACCCGGGGTGGCGGTATTGGCATACCGTCACCGGCTGGGCTTTTTTTGCTGCTCTGGCAGTGCATATGTATGTCTATCGCCGCCATTTGCTGCGCTAG
- a CDS encoding heavy-metal-associated domain-containing protein: MASDHSKAQACAPESPRQETHPVWELLSCVRIAHHISGRIRFKLEADLAARGLRLPSKDSLKKAHTLLQQTPGIKSVRINPYARSCTIEYDPQRIPEAGWSDLLAGNATPQAAELQQLIDKPLQESAVQAVIDEAMPNR; this comes from the coding sequence TTGGCTAGTGACCATTCCAAAGCGCAGGCTTGTGCGCCAGAATCACCCCGACAGGAAACTCACCCGGTCTGGGAACTACTCTCTTGTGTGCGCATCGCTCACCACATCAGCGGCAGAATCCGCTTCAAACTGGAAGCTGATCTAGCCGCGCGCGGCCTGCGTCTGCCGAGCAAAGACTCACTCAAGAAAGCCCATACCCTGCTCCAGCAAACCCCGGGGATTAAATCGGTGCGCATCAACCCGTATGCGCGCTCCTGCACGATAGAGTACGATCCCCAGAGAATACCCGAGGCAGGCTGGAGTGACCTGCTCGCCGGAAACGCAACGCCCCAAGCAGCAGAGTTACAGCAGTTAATAGATAAACCCCTGCAGGAGAGTGCCGTTCAGGCAGTAATAGATGAAGCAATGCCCAACAGATAA
- a CDS encoding phosphoenolpyruvate carboxylase, which yields MQPISARFSDISAVSDASFIPAQLRDEIAMLDGILYDVLKECEGDRVLIPLARLRQAAHELYLQSAEGADPDPILNELRELDPTTAHKVARALTLHCQLLNLAEDRQRVRSLRAQGRDGRIVEDAIESGIHEVIELEGSEAVEALIQRLRIHPVLTAHPTEARRRAVVDGLQRISQQLERLDAPEADDAFAVDVRRRLAEELTALWATAPFRQERPTPLDEVRRIMAVFDQTLFDLVPGVYREVERTLARRYTGATPPRTPAFLRYGSWVGGDRDGNPNVTAQVTRQAVEQQTEQVLERLERRTRNIARLFTASDRYIKPSEQLQSQLERDQQDFPEQAAALQRTSPDQPHRHKLVYAAERLRARRQSDPRGYTGAEQMIADLDCLQRSLDDAGVPRLAYGEIQDLRWQVATFRFHLAELELRQHSSIHAAAIEELAPGYSDDAHALDRLARDGWQTTPEPTTEQTQEVLDTLRTAAQVQATHGPRACHRYIISFTRSAADLVAVRALARLAVPAEQWPDFRLDVVPLFETRRDLEHAERVLDEILQLPGERAALAERGNHLEVMVGYSDSAKDVGVFAANAVLHDIQERLANWARDNDINLTIFHGRGGSLGRGGGPLNRAIRGQAAGSVSARLKVTEQGEMIFTRYRTVESGRWHLERTTNAVLAMSTHHAEEHAARLAGRYRDDLQRMSSASESAYLELVKAPGFAEFFARVTPYEEIGQLEIGSRPAHRSKARDLESLRAIPWVFSWSQSRINLAAWYGVGTGLAVIGEEQGGIAKLREMRREWPFFAQLLENVEMGLARADMILGSKALDMGEQPQLRDRILDEWQRTEKWVLIATGKDYLLERQPFAQASQELRRTDVDALSLLQLAALDQLRNASEQDRGPWTDLVKMTIAGLSSGLQNTG from the coding sequence ATGCAACCAATCAGCGCCAGGTTCTCGGATATATCCGCAGTAAGCGATGCCAGCTTCATCCCCGCGCAGCTGCGCGATGAGATCGCCATGCTCGACGGGATTCTCTACGACGTGCTCAAGGAGTGTGAAGGTGATAGGGTTTTAATCCCCCTAGCGCGTCTGAGACAGGCCGCCCATGAGCTCTACCTGCAATCCGCAGAAGGTGCCGATCCCGATCCTATCCTCAATGAACTGCGCGAGCTCGACCCCACCACCGCCCATAAGGTGGCCCGCGCCCTGACCCTGCACTGTCAGCTGCTCAACCTAGCCGAGGACCGTCAGCGCGTGCGCAGTCTGCGCGCCCAGGGCCGCGATGGGCGCATCGTCGAAGATGCCATCGAGTCCGGCATCCACGAGGTTATCGAACTCGAAGGCAGTGAAGCGGTCGAGGCGCTAATCCAGCGCCTGCGCATCCATCCGGTGCTGACCGCCCACCCCACCGAGGCCCGCCGGCGGGCGGTAGTCGATGGCCTACAACGGATCTCGCAGCAGCTCGAACGCCTCGACGCCCCGGAGGCGGACGACGCCTTCGCGGTCGACGTTCGCCGGCGCTTAGCCGAAGAACTTACCGCCCTGTGGGCGACCGCGCCTTTTCGGCAGGAGCGCCCTACCCCGCTCGATGAGGTCAGGCGCATAATGGCGGTATTCGATCAGACCCTCTTCGACCTCGTACCGGGAGTTTACCGCGAGGTAGAACGCACCCTAGCACGGCGTTACACCGGCGCTACGCCCCCGCGCACCCCGGCATTCCTGCGCTACGGCTCCTGGGTCGGCGGGGATCGCGACGGCAACCCCAACGTCACCGCTCAAGTAACCCGCCAGGCTGTAGAGCAGCAGACCGAGCAAGTGCTGGAACGCCTGGAGCGGCGCACCCGTAATATCGCCCGGCTATTCACTGCCAGTGATCGCTACATCAAGCCCTCAGAGCAGCTGCAAAGCCAGCTCGAGCGTGACCAGCAAGACTTCCCTGAGCAAGCGGCAGCGCTGCAGCGCACCTCCCCCGATCAGCCGCACCGGCACAAGCTTGTTTACGCCGCCGAGCGGCTTAGGGCTCGGCGCCAGAGCGACCCGCGCGGCTATACCGGCGCCGAGCAGATGATCGCCGATCTCGACTGCCTGCAACGCTCCCTAGATGATGCCGGCGTACCGCGGCTGGCCTACGGCGAGATACAGGATCTGCGCTGGCAGGTGGCCACCTTCCGCTTTCACCTTGCGGAGTTGGAACTGCGCCAGCACTCTAGTATCCACGCCGCGGCCATCGAAGAACTGGCGCCCGGCTACAGCGACGATGCCCACGCCCTTGACCGCCTGGCTCGTGACGGTTGGCAGACGACCCCCGAGCCGACCACCGAACAGACTCAGGAGGTCCTGGACACCCTGCGCACAGCCGCACAGGTTCAAGCCACCCATGGGCCGCGTGCCTGTCACCGCTACATAATCTCTTTCACCCGCTCGGCTGCCGATCTGGTGGCAGTACGCGCCTTAGCTCGCCTAGCCGTGCCAGCGGAGCAATGGCCCGATTTTCGCCTCGACGTAGTGCCGCTGTTTGAGACCCGGCGCGATTTAGAGCACGCCGAGCGGGTGCTCGATGAGATTCTGCAATTACCAGGCGAGCGTGCTGCTTTAGCCGAGCGTGGCAATCACCTCGAGGTCATGGTTGGCTACTCCGACTCGGCCAAGGATGTGGGCGTCTTTGCAGCCAACGCCGTGCTCCACGACATCCAGGAGCGCTTGGCCAATTGGGCCCGTGATAACGATATCAACCTGACCATTTTCCACGGCCGTGGCGGCTCTTTAGGCCGCGGCGGCGGGCCGCTGAATCGGGCAATCCGCGGCCAGGCGGCGGGTTCAGTAAGTGCCCGCCTTAAGGTAACTGAGCAAGGCGAAATGATCTTCACCCGGTATCGGACCGTCGAATCGGGGCGCTGGCATCTGGAGCGGACAACCAACGCCGTGCTCGCCATGTCTACCCACCACGCCGAAGAACACGCGGCGCGGCTGGCGGGGCGCTATCGTGACGATCTCCAACGGATGAGCAGTGCTAGTGAGAGCGCCTATCTGGAGTTGGTGAAGGCGCCGGGGTTTGCCGAGTTCTTCGCCCGGGTCACCCCCTACGAAGAGATTGGTCAGCTGGAGATCGGCTCGCGCCCTGCCCACCGCAGCAAAGCCCGCGATCTGGAAAGCCTGCGCGCCATACCCTGGGTCTTTTCCTGGTCGCAGAGCCGCATCAACCTTGCCGCCTGGTATGGAGTCGGCACCGGGCTGGCGGTAATCGGCGAGGAGCAAGGGGGTATTGCCAAATTACGCGAAATGCGCCGCGAATGGCCCTTCTTCGCTCAGCTGCTGGAGAATGTCGAGATGGGACTGGCCCGCGCCGATATGATCCTGGGCAGCAAGGCGCTGGATATGGGCGAGCAGCCGCAGCTGCGCGATCGCATCCTCGATGAGTGGCAACGCACCGAGAAGTGGGTGCTGATTGCGACCGGTAAGGATTATCTGCTCGAACGTCAGCCGTTTGCCCAGGCTAGTCAGGAGCTACGCCGCACCGATGTGGATGCCCTATCCCTGTTGCAGCTCGCGGCCTTAGACCAGCTTCGCAATGCCAGTGAGCAGGACCGGGGGCCGTGGACTGATTTGGTCAAGATGACTATAGCTGGGTTGAGTTCGGGGTTGCAGAATACTGGTTAG
- a CDS encoding TonB-dependent receptor plug domain-containing protein yields the protein MAAGYSAGSSADDNANDPLFHHGLDPVTVTAPTRSERARDESPGSIEVITSEQIKRSGATMLDQVLRNQSSMFVSPDGTSHSIRGAKREDTVILIDGRRVLGEPSRRYALNRIPTGRIDRIEIVKGPGSVLYGSDALGGVINIVTRRPEPGLQGSIDLQAGARTEDGEAQQYNASFNLLGGSEDTLVSLFGQAQSRDGYKEEETGNVGLGGDRTPPSDAPPPGWASELDDLEDTYTIDEYRRDEADVYTIGGSLEHWFNDRFSVALEGSYMKEERRRDYINTGRNNTALEHNDSYRPAFNIPVSWHDDNQRYEIAASADWQATDNLALNHRIYYSRYEKDRFVPVIPYQDLGWATQSESDFRERDITLTDLRNEFLSTWTPDPNHTLQLGFEHLDHEQEDHIDGQQGSTRWQAGVFAQHEWQATDRLDVIYGARYDDASIDQDNTSVEGGIIYALAPQMQLRANYAQGFKYPETRDLYADTHTPAGDLNLGARVIRDEKKDTHELDPEESENLEIGLRGSLGTPRERELRYDLSAFYTEIDNRIERVRYRDEGYRTFYNIGKSRTRGLEAAIEADWSPTWGTDLSITWLEDASWREVTRQDLDYEFIPNAPEFSGMASIRWQPREAWSLQARARFTDEYYTATDDDEVDESYTTVDLNANYRPTNWEGTRFYAAVDNIFDEGNDSSLYADPGRFARVGMEYEF from the coding sequence TTGGCTGCTGGCTATAGTGCCGGCAGCAGTGCCGACGACAACGCAAACGATCCCCTATTCCACCACGGCCTTGATCCCGTAACCGTCACCGCCCCAACCCGCAGTGAGAGAGCTCGCGATGAAAGCCCGGGCAGCATTGAGGTGATCACCTCTGAACAGATCAAACGCAGTGGTGCCACCATGCTTGATCAGGTTCTGCGCAATCAATCAAGCATGTTTGTAAGCCCAGACGGGACATCGCACTCGATCCGCGGGGCGAAACGCGAGGATACCGTGATACTGATCGATGGCCGCCGGGTCCTCGGCGAGCCGAGCCGTCGCTACGCGCTCAACCGTATCCCGACCGGACGGATCGATCGGATTGAGATCGTCAAGGGACCCGGCAGCGTCCTCTACGGCTCCGATGCCCTAGGCGGCGTCATTAACATCGTGACCCGCCGTCCCGAACCAGGCCTGCAGGGGAGTATCGACCTACAGGCCGGCGCCCGCACCGAGGACGGCGAGGCTCAGCAATACAATGCCTCGTTCAATCTGCTCGGCGGCAGTGAGGACACCCTGGTGAGCCTCTTTGGCCAGGCCCAGAGCCGGGATGGCTATAAGGAGGAAGAGACGGGCAACGTCGGCCTCGGTGGCGACAGAACGCCACCATCCGACGCTCCCCCACCGGGCTGGGCGAGCGAGCTGGATGACCTCGAGGACACGTACACCATCGACGAGTACCGGCGCGACGAGGCCGACGTCTACACCATCGGCGGCTCCCTTGAGCACTGGTTCAATGACCGCTTCAGCGTCGCGCTCGAGGGCAGCTACATGAAAGAAGAGCGCCGCCGTGACTATATCAACACCGGGCGCAACAACACTGCACTGGAACACAATGATAGCTACCGCCCCGCCTTCAACATCCCGGTTAGCTGGCATGACGACAACCAGCGTTACGAAATCGCGGCTAGCGCCGATTGGCAGGCAACAGATAACCTTGCCCTGAACCACCGCATCTATTACAGCCGCTACGAGAAGGATCGTTTCGTGCCGGTTATCCCCTATCAGGACCTGGGCTGGGCAACCCAAAGCGAGAGTGATTTCCGAGAGCGCGATATCACCCTTACTGACTTGAGAAATGAGTTTTTGAGCACATGGACCCCAGACCCAAACCACACCCTACAGCTTGGTTTTGAACACCTAGATCACGAACAAGAAGACCATATTGACGGCCAACAAGGCAGCACGCGCTGGCAGGCGGGCGTCTTCGCGCAGCACGAATGGCAAGCCACCGACAGGCTCGATGTCATCTATGGCGCCCGCTACGACGATGCCTCCATAGATCAGGACAATACCTCTGTAGAAGGCGGTATCATCTACGCACTAGCACCACAGATGCAACTACGCGCCAATTACGCTCAGGGCTTTAAATACCCTGAGACGCGCGACCTTTATGCCGACACCCATACACCTGCGGGTGACCTAAACCTCGGTGCCCGGGTCATCCGCGATGAAAAAAAAGATACTCACGAGCTCGACCCTGAGGAGAGCGAGAACCTTGAAATAGGCCTAAGGGGCAGCCTAGGCACCCCCAGAGAAAGAGAACTGCGCTATGATCTTAGCGCCTTCTACACCGAGATCGACAATCGCATTGAAAGGGTTCGCTATCGAGATGAGGGCTACAGGACCTTCTACAACATCGGGAAATCCAGGACGCGAGGGCTGGAGGCCGCTATCGAGGCAGACTGGTCTCCTACTTGGGGTACGGATCTGAGCATAACCTGGCTCGAGGATGCCTCCTGGCGCGAGGTGACCCGCCAAGACCTGGATTACGAGTTCATCCCCAACGCCCCCGAGTTCAGCGGCATGGCCAGTATCCGTTGGCAGCCTAGAGAAGCCTGGAGCTTGCAGGCCAGGGCTCGCTTTACTGATGAATATTACACTGCCACCGACGATGATGAGGTTGATGAAAGCTATACCACCGTCGACCTCAACGCCAACTACCGACCTACCAACTGGGAAGGAACCCGGTTTTACGCAGCTGTTGATAACATATTTGATGAAGGTAACGACTCCTCACTGTATGCTGATCCTGGACGCTTTGCCCGGGTTGGCATGGAGTATGAGTTTTAA
- a CDS encoding YtxH domain-containing protein, translated as MSKEDDKEHNHQGWGDGHYQQPGYHPHYGYAHHQPHHFGPGFAPGYPPHGGHPHPGAVPPGYGPAPGYYHPHGFAHPGYGPHHGYHPSHYPGANPFYQPHPDQGYGAGQGQGYGYSYGQGGYGAGQQGWLQGLLNAPHSQQFLMGLAVGAGAAWVLSDEETREKLMRAGVNLYSNLTGGVEELKEQLADIQAELDAERHKNQ; from the coding sequence ATGAGTAAAGAGGACGACAAAGAGCATAATCATCAAGGCTGGGGCGATGGCCATTACCAGCAGCCCGGCTACCACCCTCACTATGGGTACGCTCATCACCAACCGCACCATTTCGGCCCCGGTTTTGCCCCTGGCTACCCTCCCCATGGCGGCCACCCGCACCCTGGAGCCGTCCCTCCCGGTTACGGCCCAGCCCCCGGTTACTATCATCCTCACGGCTTTGCCCATCCGGGCTACGGCCCGCACCACGGTTATCACCCTAGTCACTACCCCGGCGCCAACCCCTTCTATCAACCGCATCCAGATCAAGGCTACGGAGCAGGCCAGGGCCAGGGTTATGGCTACAGCTACGGCCAGGGTGGATATGGCGCTGGTCAACAAGGTTGGCTGCAGGGGCTGCTCAACGCCCCCCACTCCCAGCAGTTTCTAATGGGTCTAGCCGTCGGCGCTGGTGCCGCCTGGGTGCTCAGCGACGAGGAGACCCGGGAGAAGCTAATGCGCGCCGGAGTCAACCTCTACTCCAATCTTACCGGTGGGGTCGAAGAGCTCAAAGAGCAGCTTGCTGACATCCAGGCCGAGTTGGACGCCGAGCGCCATAAGAATCAATGA
- a CDS encoding cytochrome c: MDHSRLTAAAAQQPLLRRIAVYSLCAACALFSAVIATPAHAESRTAIEIPRADQEHCQARMREYLQITTEILWATLDGDMQTVEEKAIQGVPSRYREDLVDNDNDQPNSTLGQGRGEQSGGMAMRGDGLRGAGEGRRGDGGPRHERMEQIMPSAYQAMMHSMHEDFMQMAKDARDKADPQHTQRQLARIKDNCVACHASYKFASEE; encoded by the coding sequence ATGGATCACTCAAGATTAACCGCCGCAGCTGCACAACAACCGCTACTGCGCAGGATTGCCGTATACTCATTATGCGCCGCTTGCGCACTGTTCAGCGCCGTAATAGCCACCCCGGCTCATGCCGAATCACGCACCGCAATAGAGATACCCCGCGCCGATCAGGAGCACTGCCAGGCGCGGATGCGGGAATACCTGCAGATCACCACCGAAATCCTCTGGGCCACCCTGGATGGCGATATGCAAACCGTAGAGGAGAAAGCTATTCAGGGCGTGCCAAGCCGATATCGGGAGGACTTAGTCGATAACGATAACGACCAACCCAACTCCACCTTAGGTCAAGGCAGAGGCGAACAGAGTGGCGGGATGGCCATGCGAGGCGACGGTCTAAGGGGAGCCGGCGAAGGCCGCAGGGGGGATGGCGGACCCCGCCATGAGCGCATGGAGCAGATCATGCCGTCCGCCTATCAGGCGATGATGCACAGCATGCACGAGGACTTTATGCAGATGGCCAAGGATGCCCGGGATAAGGCAGACCCCCAACATACCCAGCGCCAGCTTGCCCGGATAAAGGATAACTGTGTCGCCTGTCACGCGAGCTACAAATTCGCCTCGGAAGAGTAA